In Salvelinus namaycush isolate Seneca chromosome 17, SaNama_1.0, whole genome shotgun sequence, one genomic interval encodes:
- the LOC120062523 gene encoding transmembrane emp24 domain-containing protein 9-like, whose translation MVAVKMRSCVLSVLLLNVYYTFVSSLYFHIGETEKKCFIEEIPDETMIIGNYRTHLYDKQKEEYLPATQGLGMFVEVKDPDEKVILSRQYGSEGRFTFTSHTPGEHRICLHSNSSKFALFAGGMLRVHLDIQVGEHTNNYAEIAAKDKLTELQLRVRQLVEQVDQIQKEQNYQRYREERFRQTSESTNQRVLWWSIVQTLILVAIGFWQMRHLKSFFEAKKLV comes from the exons ATGGTGGCAGTCAAAATGCGGTCTTGTGTTTTGTCAGTTTTGCTTTTGAACGTTTATTACACATTTGTTTCCTCGCTGTACTTTCACATCGGGGAGACTGAGAAGAAATGCTTCATAGAGGAAATTCCGGATGAAACGATGATCATCG gaaACTATCGTACACACTTGTACGACAAGCAGaaagaggagtacctacctgcCACACAGGGTCTGGGGATGTTTGTTGAGGTGAAAGACCCTGATGAGAAG GTGATCCTGTCTCGTCAGTACGGCTCGGAGGGAAGATTCACCTTCACCTCTCACACCCCAGGAGAACATCGGATCTGCCTTCACTCCAATTCTTCCAAGTTTGCCCTCTTCGCTGGAGGAATGCTT AGAGTTCACCTAGACATCCAAGTGGGAGAGCACACCAATAACTATGCAGAGATTGCAGCCAAAGACAAGCTGACAGAGCTGCAGCTGAGAGTGAGACAGCTGGTGGAGCAGGTGGACCAGATCCAGAAGGAGCAGAACTATCAGAGG TACCGTGAGGAGCGCTTCAGGCAGACCAGCGAGAGCACCAACCAGAGGGTTCTGTGGTGGTCCATCGTTCAGACATTGATCCTTGTGGCCATTGGCTTCTGGCAGATGAGACACCTCAAAAGTTTCTTTGAGGCCAAGAAATTAGTGTAA
- the LOC120062522 gene encoding beta-1,4-galactosyltransferase 7-like yields the protein MRSYCQNRGNSITGFFCEILKLLSFATSKMMYSSRRKPVLYFKEDRRFWSGKCTVYKLFGLCMVLVLVSLLWLQLSCTGDMSRVVVDDGRIPHQPCPLERQASAADDPSWGPHKLALLIPFRERFEELLVFVPFMHTFLNNKKILHKIFVINQIDHYRFNRASLINVGYTESGNDTDYIAMHDVDLLPLNEALDYGFPEEGPFHVASPELHPLYHYKTYVGGILLLTKQHYHMCNGMSNRFWGWGREDDEFYRRLRSAGLQLFRPSGIKTGYKTFRHIHDPAWRKRDQKRVAAQKQEQFKVDPEGGLTNLQYKVESRQELTISGAPVTVLHTKLECDTDKTPWCLLN from the exons ATGAGGAGCTACTGTCAAAATCGGGGGAATAGCATAACTGGATTTTTCTGTGAAATCTTGAAGCTGTTGTCATTTGCAACCTCAAAAATGATGTATTCATCAAGAAGGAAACCAGTCCTCTATTTCAAAGAAGACAGAAG ATTCTGGTCTGGGAAATGCACAGTCTACAAACTATTTGGTCTGTGTATGGTGCTGGTGCTGGTCTCCCTCCTATGGCTCCAACTCAGCTGTACAGGAGACATGAGCCGGGTTGTAGTGGATGACGGACGCATCCCCCATCAGCCTTGTCCCCTGGAGAGACAGGCATCTGCTGCGGACGACCCTTCCTGGGGTCCTCACAAGCTGGCCCTCCTGATACCTTTCAGGGAGAGATTTGAGGAGCTGCTGGTGTTTGTCCCCTTCATGCACACCTTCTTGAACAACAAGAAGATACTACATAAGATCTTCGTAATCAACCAGATAGATCACTATCG GTTCAACAGAGCCTCTCTCATTAACGTTGGTTACACGGAGAGTGGTAACGACACTGATTACATCGCCATGCATGATGTGGACTTGTTACCTCTGAATGAAGCTCTGGACTATGGTTTCCCAGAGGAGGGCCCTTTCCACGTGGCCTCACCAGAGCTGCACCCCCTGTATCACTACAAGACATACGTGGGAGGAATCCTGCTGCTCACCAAACAGCATTATCACATG TGCAACGGCATGTCCAACCGGTtctggggatgggggagagaagaCGATGAATTCTACAGGAGACTAAGAAGTGCTGGATTACAG CTCTTCAGGCCCAGTGGGATAAAAACAGGGTATAAAACCTTTCGCCACATCCATGACCCTGCCTGGAGGAAGAGAGACCAGAAGAGAGTGGCTGCACAGAAACag GAACAATTCAAGGTTGACCCTGAGGGCGGGCTGACTAACTTGCAGTACAAGGTGGAGTCGAGACAGGAGCTGACTATTAGTGGAGCCCCTGTCACTGTCCTCCACACCAAACTGGAGTGTGACACAGACAAGACTCCCTGGTGTCTGTTGAACTAA